One segment of Sphingomonas qomolangmaensis DNA contains the following:
- a CDS encoding RsmB/NOP family class I SAM-dependent RNA methyltransferase has translation MTPPARVQAAIDLLDLIIAAAREGGAAADTIIARGFAARRYAGSKDRRAVRNLVYDAIRLCGELPRDGRAAMLALAQRLPGVAAAFDGSTYGPPAINPNEKAAVPGVAPAWLVTALAASGLGEAEQEALLERAPLDIRVNRLLAARDDIAIEGAQPLAFAPDALRLPPDTSVDKHPAYDSGLIEVQDAGSQLVTLACGVAPGMRVIDLCAGAGGKTLALAAAMANQGDLLATDTDRGRLQRLPPRAERAGVTIARTLLLNPGHEAEMLADETARADVVLIDAPCSGTGTWRRNPEARWRLTADRLTKLEATQARLLDLAATLVRPGGAVVYVVCSLLDAEGADQAAAFLERHPGWQAAAIDLPAGTRHGAGMRLTPASDSTDGFFVAMLRTT, from the coding sequence ATGACGCCGCCGGCACGCGTCCAGGCCGCGATCGACCTGCTCGACCTCATCATCGCCGCGGCGCGCGAGGGCGGGGCGGCGGCCGATACGATCATCGCGCGCGGATTCGCCGCGCGGCGCTATGCCGGGTCGAAGGATCGGCGCGCGGTGCGCAACCTGGTCTATGACGCGATCCGGCTGTGCGGCGAGCTGCCGCGCGACGGGCGCGCGGCGATGCTCGCGCTGGCGCAGCGCCTCCCCGGCGTCGCCGCGGCGTTCGACGGGTCCACCTACGGCCCGCCCGCGATCAACCCCAATGAAAAGGCCGCCGTCCCCGGCGTCGCCCCCGCCTGGCTGGTCACCGCGCTCGCCGCGTCAGGGCTGGGCGAGGCCGAGCAGGAAGCGTTGCTCGAACGCGCGCCGCTCGACATCCGCGTCAACCGGCTGCTCGCCGCGCGCGACGATATCGCGATCGAGGGTGCGCAGCCGCTCGCCTTCGCCCCCGATGCGCTGCGGCTGCCCCCCGATACCTCGGTCGACAAGCATCCCGCCTATGATTCGGGGCTGATCGAGGTGCAGGATGCCGGCAGCCAGCTGGTGACGCTCGCCTGCGGCGTCGCGCCGGGGATGCGCGTGATCGATCTGTGCGCGGGGGCAGGGGGCAAGACGCTCGCGCTCGCCGCGGCGATGGCGAACCAGGGCGATCTGCTCGCCACCGATACCGATCGCGGGCGGCTGCAACGCCTGCCGCCGCGCGCCGAGCGCGCCGGGGTGACGATCGCGCGCACCTTGCTGCTCAATCCGGGGCATGAGGCAGAGATGCTCGCCGACGAGACCGCACGCGCCGATGTCGTGCTGATCGATGCGCCCTGTTCGGGCACCGGCACCTGGCGCCGCAATCCCGAGGCGCGCTGGCGGCTCACCGCCGATCGGCTGACCAAGCTCGAGGCGACGCAGGCACGCCTGCTCGATCTCGCGGCAACCTTGGTGCGGCCCGGCGGCGCGGTGGTGTATGTCGTCTGCTCGCTGCTCGATGCCGAGGGCGCCGACCAGGCCGCCGCCTTCCTCGAACGCCATCCCGGCTGGCAGGCGGCGGCGATCGACCTGCCCGCGGGCACCCGCCACGGCGCGGGGATGCGGCTGACGCCGGCATCGGATTCGACCGACGGCTTTTTTGTCGCGATGCTGCGCACCACATGA
- a CDS encoding tetratricopeptide repeat protein: MRFTTVTIALSLAAVSISTSLHGQRPDDQIDARSVALVERAKTARAAGNLTGANDLLETALVVDPRNREAFVVLAEVARAQNLPGKAIRLYRETLSLEPNDVAALRGQGEALVQKGAVVKAKENLAKIRTLCKAECGDATRLAAVIAKGPPVTATAAATTTAPPVAGKN; this comes from the coding sequence ATGCGGTTCACCACCGTCACCATCGCCCTGTCGCTCGCAGCGGTCAGCATCTCGACCTCGCTCCACGGCCAGCGCCCCGACGACCAGATCGACGCGCGATCGGTGGCCTTGGTCGAACGCGCCAAGACGGCACGCGCCGCGGGCAATCTGACCGGCGCGAACGACCTGCTCGAAACCGCGCTCGTGGTCGATCCGCGCAACCGCGAAGCCTTCGTCGTGCTGGCGGAGGTCGCACGCGCGCAGAACCTCCCCGGCAAGGCGATCCGCCTGTACCGCGAGACGCTGTCGCTCGAGCCCAACGACGTCGCCGCACTGCGCGGCCAGGGCGAGGCGCTGGTGCAAAAGGGCGCGGTGGTGAAGGCGAAGGAAAATCTCGCCAAGATCCGCACGCTCTGCAAGGCCGAGTGCGGCGACGCGACGAGGCTGGCGGCGGTGATCGCGAAAGGCCCGCCGGTAACGGCAACCGCGGCAGCGACTACGACGGCCCCACCGGTGGCAGGCAAAAACTAA